From the genome of Phytohabitans rumicis, one region includes:
- a CDS encoding IclR family transcriptional regulator, whose amino-acid sequence MRDPLAEPSDLIRSVSRALRVLEAVGRAPRGLTVKQIARRCELTVATTYHLVRTLAYEGYVIRREDGTYIVGLEVADRYRELVAAFRGPASVGESLRKAAVETGYSHYVGRFVGGRVAVTAAAEGPRSPYLEDLVPGFDEGAHATALGKALLSTLTPDQRFRYLKEWGMRAFTAQTLTTPEAFEADLAAGDRRGMQLEMGQYRQGVGCAAVLVTTDKDLERRVVVACAMPAAELMTTARVVRNRLATVAKELLEAINSEP is encoded by the coding sequence GTGCGCGACCCCTTGGCGGAACCTTCGGATCTGATCCGTAGCGTCTCGCGCGCGCTACGTGTTTTGGAGGCGGTTGGTCGGGCTCCACGGGGCCTGACGGTGAAGCAGATCGCACGCCGTTGCGAGCTGACCGTCGCCACCACGTACCACCTTGTGCGCACGCTCGCCTATGAGGGCTACGTGATCCGGCGGGAAGATGGCACGTACATCGTGGGCCTGGAGGTGGCCGACCGCTACCGGGAGCTCGTCGCGGCGTTCCGCGGCCCGGCTTCGGTGGGCGAGTCGTTGCGTAAGGCCGCGGTGGAGACCGGGTACAGCCACTATGTGGGGCGGTTCGTGGGTGGCCGGGTGGCGGTCACCGCCGCCGCGGAGGGGCCCCGATCGCCGTACCTGGAAGATCTGGTGCCCGGGTTCGACGAGGGTGCGCATGCGACGGCGCTGGGAAAGGCCCTGCTGTCCACGCTGACGCCCGATCAGCGCTTCCGGTACCTCAAGGAGTGGGGTATGCGGGCGTTCACGGCTCAGACGCTCACCACGCCGGAGGCGTTCGAGGCGGATCTTGCCGCCGGCGACCGGCGCGGCATGCAGCTGGAGATGGGGCAGTACCGGCAGGGCGTCGGATGCGCGGCGGTCCTGGTCACCACCGACAAGGACCTGGAACGGCGCGTGGTGGTGGCGTGCGCGATGCCGGCCGCGGAGCTGATGACGACGGCGCGGGTGGTGCGCAACCGGCTCGCGACGGTCGCGAAGGAGCTGTTGGAAGCGATCAACTCGGAGCCGTAG
- a CDS encoding polyprenyl synthetase family protein, translating to MAGLTSIGVDFVDSVLEASVLRTLGAVEAELRLSVESADPFVTEAARHLVDAGGKRFRPLLVALGAQFGDPSAPLVVPAAVVMELTHLATLYHDDVMDEAAVRRGAPSANSRWTNSVAILVGDYLFARAADIAADLGPEAVRLQARTFARLVHGQIAETVGPRTDDPVAHYLDVISEKTGSLIATSARFGGMFGGATPAHIEALAGYGETIGVAFQLSDDLLDIASDSVQSGKTPGTDLREGVPTLPVLYALASDDADAASVRLREILAAGPVTDDDLHAEALGLLRESPALKRARETVRTYAEEARSQLASLPDTSSRRALESLCDFIADRTN from the coding sequence ATGGCGGGTTTGACGTCGATCGGGGTCGATTTTGTCGATTCCGTACTGGAGGCGTCGGTGCTGCGTACGCTGGGCGCCGTCGAGGCTGAGCTGCGCTTAAGCGTGGAGAGTGCCGACCCGTTCGTGACCGAAGCGGCACGCCACCTCGTCGATGCGGGGGGCAAGCGTTTCCGCCCTCTCCTCGTGGCGCTGGGTGCCCAATTCGGTGATCCTTCGGCCCCACTGGTCGTACCGGCCGCGGTAGTGATGGAGCTCACTCACCTGGCGACGCTCTACCACGACGACGTCATGGACGAGGCCGCCGTGCGGCGGGGCGCCCCCAGCGCCAACTCCCGCTGGACCAACTCGGTGGCCATCCTGGTCGGCGACTACCTCTTCGCCCGCGCCGCCGACATCGCCGCCGACCTGGGCCCCGAGGCCGTACGCCTGCAGGCGCGCACGTTCGCCCGGCTCGTGCACGGTCAGATCGCCGAGACGGTCGGCCCGCGTACCGACGACCCGGTCGCCCACTACCTCGACGTGATCTCCGAAAAGACCGGGTCGCTCATCGCGACGTCCGCGCGCTTCGGCGGCATGTTCGGCGGCGCCACGCCCGCGCACATCGAGGCCCTCGCCGGGTACGGCGAAACGATCGGCGTCGCGTTCCAGCTCTCCGACGACCTGCTCGACATCGCGTCCGACTCGGTGCAGTCGGGCAAGACGCCGGGCACCGACCTGCGCGAGGGCGTGCCCACCCTGCCCGTCCTGTACGCCCTGGCCTCCGACGACGCGGACGCCGCCTCGGTGCGGCTGCGGGAGATCCTGGCCGCCGGCCCGGTGACCGACGACGACCTGCACGCCGAGGCGTTGGGCCTGCTGCGCGAGTCGCCGGCGCTCAAGCGGGCCCGCGAGACCGTGCGGACGTACGCCGAAGAGGCCCGCTCGCAGCTCGCCTCGCTGCCGGACACCTCGTCGCGGCGAGCGCTGGAGTCCCTCTGCGACTTCATCGCCGACCGCACCAACTAA
- a CDS encoding sigma-70 family RNA polymerase sigma factor, with protein sequence MLRALQNEHGDALFAHALRLAGGDRQRAEDLVQETLLRAWRHPEALDPQRGSVRAWLFTTARNLAIDAWRRRSARVGEIVTDELPEPPPAVDEADRAVEAWTVAEALGRLSPSHREVLVECFYEGRSVAEASTRLGVPPGTVKSRTHYALRSLRLVLEEMGVTR encoded by the coding sequence TTGCTGCGCGCGTTGCAGAACGAGCACGGCGACGCGCTTTTCGCTCACGCCTTACGGCTAGCCGGGGGCGACCGACAGCGAGCCGAGGATCTAGTGCAGGAAACGCTGCTGCGCGCGTGGCGGCATCCGGAGGCACTGGATCCGCAACGTGGCTCGGTGCGGGCCTGGTTGTTTACCACCGCGCGAAACCTGGCAATCGACGCGTGGCGGCGGCGTTCCGCCCGGGTCGGGGAGATCGTCACCGACGAGCTGCCCGAGCCGCCGCCCGCGGTGGACGAGGCAGACCGGGCGGTCGAGGCATGGACGGTCGCCGAGGCCCTCGGACGGCTCTCCCCGTCGCACCGTGAGGTGCTCGTGGAGTGCTTCTACGAGGGGCGCTCAGTGGCCGAGGCATCGACCCGGCTCGGCGTGCCCCCGGGCACCGTGAAGTCCCGCACGCACTACGCCCTGCGCTCATTGCGCCTTGTTCTGGAGGAGATGGGGGTGACGAGATGA